A single genomic interval of Clostridium facile harbors:
- the nrdR gene encoding transcriptional regulator NrdR, which produces MKCPFCGYNESKVIDSRPTEEGSKIRRRRECIQCGGRFTTYEIIETTPLMVVKKDHSRQPFDRQKLLNRLLRACGKRPVSIEILEKAVADIEASLLNSFVREVSSNDIAELAMQKLKDIDLVAYIRFVSVYREFSTLDEFMEELKSLK; this is translated from the coding sequence GTGAAATGCCCGTTTTGTGGTTATAATGAAAGCAAAGTGATTGATTCCCGTCCAACAGAAGAAGGATCTAAAATTAGGCGTAGAAGAGAATGCATCCAATGTGGTGGACGTTTTACTACTTATGAAATAATTGAAACTACACCGTTAATGGTGGTAAAAAAAGACCATTCCCGCCAGCCTTTTGACCGTCAAAAACTATTAAACCGGTTATTAAGGGCATGTGGAAAGCGTCCAGTTTCGATTGAAATATTGGAAAAGGCAGTTGCTGATATTGAGGCTTCTCTGCTTAATTCATTTGTTCGGGAAGTATCATCCAATGATATTGCCGAGTTGGCAATGCAAAAACTAAAGGATATTGATCTAGTAGCATATATCCGATTTGTCTCGGTGTACCGTGAGTTTTCTACTTTAGATGAATTTATGGAAGAGTTAAAAAGCTTGAAATAG
- a CDS encoding DUF4363 family protein translates to MKRLFVSLGIITVILTISLVGLWHLNFVTDQVEEYTTNIQTALDQNNITKAQELNYQLSGFWERQHRYLTLYIRHNNIDEISKTISELEQYLQRTDYAEFSSRLSYIQQLMLDMRDAEIPILFNIL, encoded by the coding sequence ATGAAGCGGTTATTTGTCTCGTTAGGGATTATTACTGTTATTTTAACGATCAGTTTAGTTGGTCTGTGGCATTTAAATTTTGTGACAGACCAGGTAGAGGAATACACCACCAACATACAAACCGCATTGGACCAAAACAATATAACAAAAGCCCAAGAACTGAATTATCAGCTCTCAGGCTTTTGGGAACGGCAACACCGTTATTTAACATTATATATCCGCCATAATAATATAGATGAAATTAGCAAAACAATTTCTGAATTAGAACAATACCTCCAACGCACAGATTATGCGGAGTTCTCTTCCAGGTTAAGCTACATCCAACAACTGATGTTGGATATGAGAGATGCCGAAATTCCTATTCTTTTCAATATATTATAA
- a CDS encoding DUF6514 family protein gives MNQDKIIKTILCDGQHNYEMTHHAVKDVDMGEFTEYGIRITEITTGQLVYECQNLSESEETTWCFLSLLAENDVDICHIDDVLYDFLVETTSIY, from the coding sequence ATGAATCAGGACAAAATTATTAAAACTATTTTATGTGATGGACAACATAACTATGAAATGACACACCATGCTGTAAAGGACGTAGATATGGGAGAATTTACTGAATATGGTATTCGTATTACAGAAATTACGACAGGACAGTTAGTGTATGAATGCCAAAACCTATCTGAGTCTGAAGAAACAACATGGTGTTTTCTTTCTTTGCTGGCAGAAAATGATGTTGACATTTGTCACATTGATGATGTACTCTATGATTTTTTAGTAGAAACCACATCAATTTATTGA